The following proteins are encoded in a genomic region of Candidatus Methylospira mobilis:
- a CDS encoding transglycosylase SLT domain-containing protein, producing the protein MKRILPFFSLGSADLFKISQDLVLEIKLLDIRYREKSFHSALSLACCLSLLAISLVACSSTKKTEQKTPFVVHLPSDAQAASTAGVANSRAGKPRRTGAGTIPANPADYDNLWDRLIDQYNLPEIQHREIDKEVSWFVNHPSYIDRVQKRAEPFLYSIVRQIEKYDVPGEIALLPVIESAFQPHVVSPASAAGIWQFIPSTGRNFGLKRSRSYDGRRDVYASTRAAIKYLKKLQNDFQGDWLLAVAAYNCGEGNVGKAVQRNQARGLATDFWSLDLPQETRTYVPRLLAVSRIFADPARYGVDIRPIPNKAMYKTVKVTSPLDLALAAQAADLTLDQMLDLNPGFKHPVADVDGTYRLFVPAHKYKSFKEQLPQMVDSRASVFGGKDYGQLLNDGGVQLSSDAPDDAAAEALSTEFAPSSPAAEDYHYQPPERARRHYESSGGEVSVHETIRSNAANDEQQSAYTTRRGDTLASIARQYGVSEAQIKTWNHMSGRSTLRAGTRLVLLGHQHHAKNVAYSSGDESNNSAHQSRGGHASSHGKSSHSSKSSHYRTSATGHTDAQASKPSSAKSGSKSSGSSPAPAGKKGSSSSKPGKKTK; encoded by the coding sequence ATGAAACGAATATTACCCTTTTTCAGCTTGGGAAGCGCTGATTTATTCAAAATCAGTCAAGATCTTGTTTTGGAAATAAAATTGTTGGATATAAGATACCGCGAAAAATCATTTCACTCAGCGCTTTCCCTGGCCTGCTGTTTATCCTTGCTTGCGATTTCTCTGGTTGCCTGTTCCAGTACAAAAAAAACAGAGCAGAAAACACCCTTTGTAGTGCATCTTCCCTCCGATGCTCAGGCAGCCTCTACTGCCGGAGTTGCCAACTCGCGCGCAGGAAAGCCGCGGCGCACGGGTGCGGGCACCATTCCCGCCAATCCCGCTGATTATGATAACCTGTGGGATCGTCTGATCGATCAGTATAACCTGCCCGAAATACAGCATCGGGAAATAGACAAGGAAGTGTCATGGTTCGTTAACCATCCTTCCTATATAGATCGGGTTCAAAAGCGGGCGGAACCCTTTTTATATTCCATCGTCAGACAGATCGAAAAATATGATGTTCCCGGCGAAATTGCGTTACTGCCGGTTATAGAAAGCGCATTCCAGCCGCATGTGGTATCGCCGGCAAGCGCTGCGGGCATCTGGCAGTTCATTCCGTCCACAGGCAGAAATTTCGGTTTAAAACGCAGCCGCTCCTACGATGGACGCCGCGATGTCTATGCATCCACGCGCGCGGCGATCAAGTATCTTAAAAAACTGCAGAACGATTTTCAGGGGGATTGGCTGTTGGCGGTCGCCGCCTATAACTGCGGCGAAGGCAATGTAGGCAAGGCGGTGCAGAGAAATCAGGCGCGCGGACTTGCGACCGATTTCTGGTCGCTGGATTTACCGCAGGAAACCCGCACCTATGTTCCTCGCCTGCTTGCCGTTTCCCGTATATTTGCCGATCCTGCGCGATATGGAGTCGATATCCGGCCTATTCCGAACAAGGCCATGTACAAGACGGTCAAGGTTACTTCTCCACTCGATTTGGCGCTGGCGGCGCAGGCGGCGGATCTGACGCTCGATCAAATGCTCGATTTGAATCCGGGCTTCAAGCATCCGGTAGCCGATGTCGACGGTACTTATCGCCTGTTCGTTCCCGCACACAAATACAAGAGCTTCAAGGAGCAGCTACCGCAAATGGTGGACTCCAGGGCCAGTGTTTTTGGCGGTAAGGATTATGGGCAATTGCTGAATGACGGCGGGGTTCAATTGAGCAGCGATGCGCCGGACGATGCGGCGGCTGAGGCCTTGTCTACGGAATTCGCCCCAAGTAGCCCGGCGGCGGAGGACTACCACTACCAGCCGCCCGAACGTGCGCGGCGGCATTATGAGTCCTCGGGCGGCGAGGTTTCTGTTCATGAAACGATACGCAGCAATGCCGCTAACGACGAACAGCAAAGCGCCTATACGACGCGTCGCGGCGACACGCTGGCTTCGATTGCGCGGCAGTATGGCGTCAGTGAGGCGCAAATCAAAACTTGGAATCATATGAGCGGTAGAAGCACGTTGCGGGCGGGCACCAGACTGGTTTTATTGGGCCATCAGCACCATGCCAAAAACGTTGCGTATTCGTCCGGGGACGAATCGAATAACTCTGCCCACCAGAGCAGGGGTGGGCACGCTTCATCTCACGGCAAAAGTAGTCATTCGTCCAAGAGTAGCCATTACCGGACATCGGCGACGGGTCATACGGATGCGCAGGCATCAAAACCATCTTCCGCCAAGTCCGGTTCGAAAAGTTCAGGCTCGTCCCCAGCGCCTGCAGGGAAAAAAGGATCGTCTAGTAGTAAGCCCGGTAAAAAAACGAAGTAA
- a CDS encoding acyl-CoA dehydrogenase family protein — MSSNSLGPHNKAAVSRLFELTEQLSAEFAKTAIVRDRQGGNAKIERDLLRESGLLNLIIPESYGGHGVNWQDTLQMVRIICRADSSLGHLFGFQHLLLATIRLYGNQWPEYYRKTVQGKWFWGNTLNPLDTRATITPDKQDWRVNGIKSFCSGATDSDYLIVSAFPPNGGKLVVAAIPSNRAGIKINSDWDNMGQRQTDSGSVEFHDVRILDSEILRDPGPLGTEFAGLRSLIAQLVLTNIYIGIAEGALTEARSYTKSQSRAWFRSGVEYATSDPYVLHKYGEFWVELNAAILATDYAAHLLDLAWLKEERLTESERAQAAVAASTAKVLATRAGLDITQRLFEVTGARATQSSAAFDRFWRNLRTHSLHDPVDYKLLDLGEWVLNGKSPTPGFYS; from the coding sequence ATGAGTTCTAACAGCCTCGGGCCACACAACAAAGCCGCTGTTTCCCGTCTTTTCGAGCTTACCGAGCAATTGTCGGCCGAATTTGCCAAGACGGCTATCGTTCGTGATCGTCAAGGAGGAAATGCAAAAATCGAGCGCGATTTATTACGGGAAAGCGGTTTGTTGAATTTGATCATCCCTGAATCTTATGGCGGTCATGGCGTCAACTGGCAAGATACTCTGCAGATGGTAAGAATCATATGCCGAGCCGATAGTTCCTTGGGGCATCTTTTCGGTTTTCAGCATCTGCTGCTGGCAACCATCCGATTGTACGGGAATCAATGGCCCGAGTATTACCGTAAGACGGTGCAGGGAAAATGGTTCTGGGGCAATACCTTAAATCCGCTGGATACCCGTGCAACGATTACGCCGGACAAGCAGGACTGGCGGGTTAACGGCATAAAGAGCTTTTGTTCCGGAGCGACCGATTCGGATTATCTGATTGTTTCCGCGTTTCCGCCAAATGGCGGGAAACTGGTAGTCGCGGCAATACCCAGCAACCGGGCAGGAATAAAAATCAATTCCGATTGGGACAATATGGGGCAGCGTCAAACTGATAGCGGGAGCGTCGAATTTCACGATGTACGTATTCTCGACAGCGAAATTCTGCGCGATCCCGGGCCTCTGGGCACCGAGTTCGCCGGCTTACGTTCCTTGATAGCCCAGCTGGTGTTAACCAATATTTATATAGGCATCGCCGAGGGCGCACTGACGGAAGCGCGCAGTTACACCAAAAGCCAGTCTCGCGCCTGGTTCCGCTCGGGAGTGGAATACGCAACGAGCGATCCGTATGTATTGCACAAATATGGCGAGTTCTGGGTCGAGTTGAATGCGGCAATATTGGCTACCGATTATGCCGCCCATTTACTTGATCTGGCCTGGCTAAAGGAAGAACGGTTGACCGAATCCGAGCGCGCTCAGGCCGCTGTGGCGGCGTCGACGGCAAAGGTTCTGGCGACTCGCGCGGGGCTGGATATTACGCAGCGCCTGTTCGAAGTAACAGGCGCTCGCGCAACGCAGTCAAGCGCGGCGTTCGATCGATTCTGGCGCAATCTGCGCACGCATTCTCTGCACGATCCCGTCGATTATAAATTACTTGACCTGGGGGAGTGGGTATTAAACGGCAAATCGCCGACGCCGGGTTTTTATTCCTGA
- a CDS encoding sigma-54 interaction domain-containing protein, with the protein MSVLTYPNPSAISLSIRASAFVFEDEKSKALLEHINLLAPRELNVLIIGDSGTGKELVARSIHQLSHRRNGPFLAINCGALSESLIESELFGHERGAFTGAQFAKKGWFEAANGGTLFLDEIGDLPLAMQVKLLRVLQEREVVRVGSYKPIPIDVRLVAATNVKLDEAVQAGRFREDLYYRLNVAALRLPPLRERSGDILPLAEYFLKFYSDRLGCGDVVLSDQAKKALILHSWPGNIRELENVIHHALLIVKDKRVSPEDLKLSDFRAKAPDGRDDLSTLDEIGLLFKRLLDEGDSSLYEKVEHELLKAAFEHSQFNQLLTARVLGLSRHVLRARLIRHDLLGKVLKNIKQRASLDNGKSEVIHSYYTPRTIGNSFESYVAVRQTAEIEENADWWGY; encoded by the coding sequence ATGTCAGTCCTAACCTATCCTAACCCGTCTGCAATTTCTCTTTCCATCAGAGCATCCGCATTTGTTTTTGAAGATGAAAAATCAAAAGCGTTGCTGGAGCACATCAACCTGCTGGCGCCCAGAGAGCTGAATGTGCTGATAATCGGCGACAGCGGAACAGGAAAGGAACTGGTGGCGCGCAGTATTCATCAACTTAGCCATAGACGAAACGGCCCTTTTCTGGCGATTAATTGCGGCGCATTGTCCGAGTCGTTGATAGAGAGCGAATTATTCGGACATGAACGCGGCGCTTTCACCGGCGCGCAGTTTGCCAAGAAAGGATGGTTCGAGGCGGCAAACGGCGGAACGCTGTTTCTGGATGAGATAGGAGATCTGCCTCTGGCCATGCAGGTGAAATTGTTGCGCGTGCTGCAGGAAAGAGAGGTCGTCAGGGTAGGTTCGTATAAACCGATACCCATTGATGTCAGGCTGGTTGCTGCGACCAATGTAAAACTGGATGAAGCGGTACAAGCCGGCCGTTTTAGAGAGGATTTGTACTATAGATTAAATGTAGCGGCGTTGAGGCTACCGCCATTGAGGGAGCGATCAGGCGACATATTGCCTTTGGCGGAGTACTTTTTGAAGTTTTACAGTGATCGCCTTGGGTGCGGTGACGTTGTTTTGTCCGATCAGGCTAAAAAGGCTTTGATTTTGCATTCCTGGCCGGGAAATATTAGAGAGCTGGAAAATGTAATCCACCATGCTTTGCTTATCGTAAAAGACAAGCGAGTCTCGCCGGAAGATCTGAAGCTTTCAGATTTTAGGGCCAAAGCGCCGGACGGGCGGGATGATTTGTCCACGCTTGATGAAATAGGTTTACTTTTTAAGCGCTTGCTTGATGAAGGCGACTCATCGCTTTATGAAAAAGTCGAACACGAATTGCTGAAAGCCGCTTTTGAGCACAGCCAATTTAATCAACTGCTGACGGCTCGGGTTCTGGGGCTAAGCCGTCATGTTTTACGCGCACGTCTCATAAGGCATGACTTGCTTGGCAAAGTCCTCAAGAATATTAAGCAACGTGCATCCCTGGATAATGGAAAATCTGAAGTTATCCACTCGTATTACACGCCCCGGACGATTGGCAACAGTTTTGAGAGTTACGTTGCAGTTCGTCAAACCGCAGAAATAGAAGAAAATGCCGACTGGTGGGGGTATTAA
- a CDS encoding IS5 family transposase, whose amino-acid sequence MKQTTLLDVLLQQKSRTTRRETFLNAMDQVVPWSELVELIQPVYPASGRGRPPIGIERMLRLYFIQQWYGFSDEGTEDALYDMPLLSRFAGIDLTHERVPDATTLLNFRHLLEEHKLAPVMLGRINALLEAKGLLMREGTIVDATLIAAPPSTKNKSGERDPEMHQTKKGNQWYFGMKAHIGVDAESGLVHTVVGTSAHVSDVVMTSELLHGREQVVIADAGYIGVEKREENTGKTVEWLIAMKRGKLKAMPEGRWKETVREIEKKKAQIRSRVEHPFHVIKNLFHYRKTRYRGLEKNTHQLQILFGLCNLYRSQKRLMGSI is encoded by the coding sequence ATGAAACAGACCACCCTCCTTGACGTTCTTCTCCAGCAAAAATCGCGTACCACGCGGCGCGAGACTTTTTTGAACGCGATGGATCAGGTAGTTCCCTGGTCTGAACTGGTCGAGCTCATTCAGCCGGTGTATCCCGCTTCCGGACGAGGTCGTCCGCCTATCGGGATCGAAAGGATGTTGCGATTGTATTTCATCCAGCAATGGTACGGCTTTTCCGACGAAGGAACAGAAGATGCGCTTTATGATATGCCCCTATTAAGCCGCTTTGCCGGAATTGACCTGACGCATGAGCGTGTTCCCGATGCTACCACGCTATTGAACTTCCGCCACCTGCTGGAAGAGCATAAGCTGGCGCCGGTGATGCTGGGCCGCATTAATGCGCTTCTTGAAGCGAAAGGATTACTCATGCGCGAAGGAACGATCGTGGATGCCACGTTGATCGCAGCGCCGCCCTCGACCAAAAACAAAAGTGGCGAGCGCGATCCGGAAATGCACCAGACCAAGAAAGGAAATCAGTGGTATTTCGGGATGAAGGCGCATATTGGTGTGGATGCTGAATCGGGACTGGTTCATACGGTTGTCGGTACGTCGGCGCATGTCAGTGATGTGGTGATGACCAGCGAGTTGCTTCATGGTCGGGAACAAGTGGTCATAGCCGATGCCGGTTACATCGGCGTTGAAAAGCGCGAAGAGAATACCGGGAAAACGGTGGAGTGGTTGATCGCCATGAAGCGCGGCAAGCTAAAAGCGATGCCCGAAGGCCGATGGAAAGAAACGGTGCGCGAGATCGAAAAAAAGAAGGCGCAGATTCGTTCGCGTGTCGAGCATCCGTTCCATGTGATCAAGAACCTGTTTCATTATCGCAAGACGCGGTATCGGGGATTGGAAAAGAACACGCATCAACTACAGATTTTGTTCGGGCTTTGTAATTTGTACCGGAGCCAAAAGCGGCTGATGGGGTCGATATGA
- a CDS encoding amidohydrolase family protein, which translates to MKRQIIDMRSRPSFLHDFYGATPGSKEYEVARWLNRRVGSNNDEHFIRSKTINGFVDEISEAGITQAVVVGRDIPGIRIPNDSIQEITLPHNELIGVGSVDPQAQEIGATLKEIERAILTLGLSGINIEPGFGATPMGADDPSLYPVYDACCQLDVPVFLMSGPTSPSLEYTDPAAVGKIARAFPKLSIVCYHGFYPYVNEMIGVAFRHENVYVVPDMYIFLPGGGLYIEAANGFMKDQLLFGTSYPFRAMKQTIDDFLRLGLKEEALDPVLYQNAKRLLRLEVI; encoded by the coding sequence ATGAAAAGACAAATTATAGATATGCGGAGCCGGCCTTCGTTTCTGCATGATTTTTACGGCGCGACGCCGGGAAGCAAGGAATACGAAGTCGCCAGATGGCTTAACAGGCGCGTGGGCTCGAACAATGATGAACATTTTATTCGTTCGAAAACGATTAATGGCTTTGTCGATGAGATTAGCGAAGCGGGAATTACCCAGGCCGTCGTCGTTGGACGCGATATTCCTGGCATACGTATTCCGAACGATTCGATTCAGGAGATTACGCTGCCGCACAATGAATTGATAGGCGTCGGCTCGGTAGATCCGCAGGCTCAGGAAATCGGAGCAACGCTGAAGGAAATCGAGCGGGCAATCCTGACGCTGGGTCTATCCGGCATCAACATCGAACCCGGGTTCGGCGCTACTCCGATGGGAGCGGACGACCCTTCTCTCTACCCGGTTTACGACGCATGCTGTCAGTTGGACGTTCCGGTTTTTCTGATGTCGGGGCCGACTTCTCCCAGCCTGGAATATACCGATCCGGCAGCGGTTGGAAAAATTGCCAGGGCATTTCCAAAGCTGTCCATCGTATGCTATCACGGGTTTTATCCCTACGTGAACGAAATGATCGGCGTCGCTTTTCGCCATGAAAATGTATACGTGGTTCCCGATATGTATATTTTCCTTCCAGGCGGCGGCCTGTATATCGAAGCGGCCAACGGCTTTATGAAAGACCAGCTCCTGTTCGGCACATCGTACCCCTTTCGTGCGATGAAGCAGACGATCGACGATTTTCTTCGACTCGGATTAAAGGAAGAAGCACTCGATCCGGTTTTGTATCAAAACGCGAAACGCTTGTTGCGGCTCGAGGTAATTTAG
- the dnaQ gene encoding DNA polymerase III subunit epsilon: MKQIVLDTETTGLSPDEGHRIIEIGCVELIARKPTGNRFHVYLNPEREIDQGAIDVHGLDNAFLSDKPRFSEICADFLDFVQGAELVIHNAAFDVGFLNAELKRVRSDSALLESYCSILDTLALARKMHPGQRNSLDALCKRYDIDNRHRDLHGALLDAEILADVYLAMTGGQMLLLLDDGGQGHATAGTNPAAQSNNPSAPANMRRSATFRVIPCEGEELLHHEEKLDAIDRYCGNTSAWRR, translated from the coding sequence ATGAAACAGATCGTTCTCGATACCGAAACCACAGGCCTGAGTCCCGATGAGGGCCATCGCATCATAGAAATCGGTTGTGTGGAGCTGATAGCCCGCAAACCGACCGGCAATCGTTTTCATGTCTATCTGAACCCGGAACGCGAAATCGACCAGGGCGCGATCGACGTACATGGGCTGGACAATGCCTTTCTGTCCGACAAACCGCGCTTTTCCGAAATATGCGCTGATTTTCTCGACTTTGTGCAAGGCGCGGAACTTGTCATTCACAACGCCGCTTTCGATGTCGGCTTCCTGAATGCCGAACTAAAGCGCGTCCGTAGTGATTCCGCCTTACTGGAAAGCTACTGTTCCATACTGGATACTCTCGCACTGGCCAGAAAAATGCACCCTGGTCAGCGCAACTCGCTGGATGCGCTGTGCAAGCGTTACGATATCGATAACCGTCACCGCGACCTGCACGGCGCGCTGCTGGATGCGGAAATACTCGCCGACGTTTATCTGGCGATGACCGGCGGACAAATGTTGCTGCTGCTGGACGATGGGGGGCAAGGTCATGCCACTGCGGGAACAAATCCCGCCGCGCAGTCTAATAATCCGTCCGCACCGGCGAATATGAGGCGCAGCGCGACGTTTCGGGTCATCCCCTGTGAAGGCGAGGAACTGTTGCATCATGAGGAAAAGCTGGATGCGATAGACCGCTATTGCGGCAATACCAGCGCATGGAGACGGTAA
- the rnhA gene encoding ribonuclease HI yields the protein MSENKVVIYTDGACRGNPGPGGWGALLRYNGRERELCGGEIDTTNNRMELMAAIQALEALTRDCEIMLYTDSVYVSKGIKEWLPNWIRRNWKTASREPVKNVDLWQRLQLAQQQHRIEWNWIKGHAGHPGNEHADRLANRGLDELLAATRNKTGA from the coding sequence ATGTCAGAAAATAAAGTTGTAATTTATACAGACGGTGCCTGTAGAGGCAACCCCGGCCCTGGTGGATGGGGCGCGCTGCTGCGGTATAACGGGCGCGAACGCGAGCTATGCGGCGGCGAAATCGACACTACCAACAATCGCATGGAGCTGATGGCGGCAATACAAGCACTGGAAGCGCTGACGCGCGACTGCGAGATCATGCTTTACACCGATTCCGTATATGTTTCCAAAGGCATCAAGGAATGGCTGCCCAACTGGATACGCAGAAACTGGAAAACAGCATCGCGCGAGCCGGTTAAAAACGTCGATCTGTGGCAACGCCTGCAACTGGCTCAACAACAGCACCGCATCGAATGGAATTGGATAAAAGGCCATGCCGGACATCCCGGCAATGAACATGCCGACCGCCTGGCCAATCGCGGACTGGATGAATTACTGGCCGCGACGCGCAATAAAACGGGCGCATAA
- a CDS encoding class I SAM-dependent methyltransferase, with amino-acid sequence MLKGTYNERILQVESLVSLPCAARNELYARIILFKKDRAPYNNTHPQQVQGEMTGLPFADDSMDKVILPHVVEFEHTPEAIVAECVRVLKPEGELIIFAFNPWHLKALRLLFSCANTQYPHHTIQRSLLEKWLHLQECKTTLAAGLNLATPCRVIETKTWRGRIRAQFSAVYALRAQKKRLSPINPHPVTTSYADILPGCMPEISLLRKN; translated from the coding sequence ATGCTTAAGGGTACTTATAATGAGCGCATTTTACAAGTCGAGAGCCTGGTTTCCTTGCCATGTGCAGCACGAAACGAACTCTATGCGCGCATCATACTTTTCAAAAAAGATCGCGCGCCCTATAACAACACGCATCCGCAGCAAGTTCAAGGAGAAATGACCGGATTGCCTTTTGCCGATGACAGCATGGATAAAGTAATACTTCCTCATGTAGTCGAGTTCGAGCATACCCCCGAAGCGATAGTGGCGGAGTGCGTGCGCGTCCTTAAACCGGAAGGAGAACTGATCATCTTCGCCTTTAATCCATGGCACTTGAAAGCGCTCAGGCTTTTGTTTTCATGCGCGAATACGCAATATCCGCATCATACGATCCAGCGTTCGCTCCTGGAAAAATGGCTCCATCTGCAGGAGTGCAAGACAACTCTGGCGGCAGGTCTGAATCTGGCTACCCCCTGTCGCGTCATCGAAACGAAAACCTGGCGGGGCCGGATACGCGCGCAGTTTTCCGCAGTCTATGCGCTCAGGGCGCAGAAAAAGCGCTTGAGCCCCATTAACCCGCACCCGGTAACCACCAGTTATGCTGATATATTACCCGGCTGCATGCCTGAAATTTCCCTGTTGCGTAAAAACTGA
- the ssuD gene encoding FMNH2-dependent alkanesulfonate monooxygenase, producing MNIFWFLPMHGDGSYLGTLKGARALDYPYLRQIAQAADNLGYGGILIPTGKTCEDSWVVASSLIPVTERLRFLIAVRPGLVSPTVAARMAATLDRLSGGRLLVNVVAGGDPEELAGDGLFLDHDARYRCAGEFLTVWRKLMAGETVDFNGKYIHVEGAQLAFPPAQKPHPPLFFGGSSAAGHELAAEQIDLYLTWAEPPDKVCEKLDDVRRRAQAHGRKVRFGLRVNIIVRETETEAWHAADELIKYLDDDTIASAQQAFARFDSEGQKRMSLLHEGKRQNLEVSPNLWAGIGLVRGGAGTALVGSPETVAARLQEYAGLGMDTFVLSGYPHLEEAYRVAELLFPLLPVNKEQAPKGNAEPVYHFSPVGDTGSLKQRT from the coding sequence ATGAATATTTTCTGGTTTTTACCGATGCACGGCGACGGCAGTTATCTGGGAACGCTCAAGGGGGCTCGCGCGCTGGATTATCCTTACCTGCGCCAGATAGCGCAGGCTGCCGATAATCTCGGCTATGGCGGAATACTCATTCCTACCGGGAAGACCTGCGAGGATTCCTGGGTGGTGGCGTCGTCGTTGATTCCGGTAACCGAGCGCTTGCGCTTTTTGATCGCGGTGCGTCCCGGACTGGTTTCGCCCACCGTTGCGGCGCGCATGGCGGCAACGCTGGACCGCTTGTCGGGCGGGCGCCTGCTGGTGAATGTCGTCGCCGGCGGCGATCCGGAGGAACTGGCCGGAGACGGGCTATTTCTCGATCACGATGCGCGCTACCGCTGCGCAGGAGAATTTCTCACGGTATGGCGCAAATTGATGGCGGGCGAAACCGTCGACTTCAACGGGAAGTACATTCACGTGGAAGGCGCGCAATTGGCGTTCCCGCCGGCACAGAAGCCGCATCCGCCGCTGTTTTTCGGCGGATCGTCTGCAGCAGGCCATGAATTGGCGGCCGAGCAGATCGACCTCTACCTGACCTGGGCTGAGCCGCCGGACAAGGTATGTGAAAAACTGGACGATGTGCGCCGCCGCGCGCAGGCGCATGGCAGAAAAGTACGCTTCGGACTACGCGTGAATATCATCGTCAGGGAAACCGAAACCGAAGCGTGGCATGCAGCCGATGAGCTGATCAAATACCTGGACGACGACACCATCGCCAGCGCGCAACAGGCCTTCGCCCGTTTCGATTCCGAAGGCCAAAAGCGCATGTCGCTGTTGCACGAAGGCAAGCGGCAGAACCTGGAAGTCAGTCCGAACCTATGGGCGGGTATCGGCCTGGTGCGCGGCGGCGCCGGCACGGCGCTGGTCGGTTCACCGGAAACCGTTGCCGCGCGCTTGCAGGAGTATGCCGGCCTCGGCATGGATACCTTTGTGCTGTCGGGATACCCGCATCTGGAAGAGGCCTACCGCGTCGCGGAGCTGCTGTTTCCGTTATTGCCGGTGAACAAGGAGCAAGCGCCGAAAGGCAACGCGGAGCCTGTGTATCACTTCAGCCCGGTCGGTGATACCGGGTCGCTGAAACAACGTACCTGA
- a CDS encoding ribonuclease T2 family protein encodes MFRYLLVIFLVFAGLSMPLDPGFASPANGTFIATQTCDAYVSKNKHTNPDHYRLSVAVRYDILEATTGTDDAVWYRVRVTDARPEARWVEKSCGIAATDSENTLNPASGAIPPGLCNMADKGNSYVLAVSWQPAFCISHENKPECAIADRNAYQANHFTLHGLWPNLTAQCGIDYGYCGSVKTQARQFCDYPQVDLSQQVRNELAVVMPSVAAGSCLERHEWHKHGICQSQWNASAYFKTAIEMTKQFNDSGIAALMAANTGKTISQAAFISTVDASLGANAHEHLHLTCKNGKLVDIFIDLPEKMTATQKLRELIAQATPARSGFSSNCNGQFGVQSLGEK; translated from the coding sequence ATGTTCAGATACTTGCTTGTCATATTTCTGGTGTTCGCTGGTCTGTCTATGCCGCTCGACCCCGGCTTTGCCTCACCCGCAAACGGTACCTTTATCGCCACCCAAACCTGCGATGCCTACGTTTCAAAGAATAAACACACCAACCCGGATCATTACCGATTGTCCGTGGCCGTTCGATACGACATTTTAGAAGCCACCACCGGCACGGACGATGCCGTCTGGTACAGAGTACGCGTGACCGATGCCAGACCTGAGGCGCGCTGGGTTGAGAAATCATGCGGCATCGCCGCTACTGATTCGGAAAACACGTTAAATCCGGCTTCCGGAGCAATACCACCCGGCTTATGCAACATGGCCGATAAAGGCAACAGCTATGTATTGGCTGTCAGCTGGCAACCGGCGTTTTGCATATCGCATGAGAATAAACCCGAATGCGCGATAGCGGACAGGAACGCCTATCAGGCCAATCATTTCACCTTGCACGGTTTATGGCCGAACTTAACGGCGCAGTGCGGAATCGATTACGGTTATTGCGGCTCGGTAAAAACCCAGGCCCGTCAATTTTGCGATTACCCGCAAGTGGATTTAAGTCAGCAGGTGCGTAATGAACTGGCTGTGGTTATGCCCAGTGTCGCGGCAGGCAGCTGTCTCGAAAGGCACGAATGGCATAAGCACGGCATATGTCAGTCGCAGTGGAATGCGAGTGCTTATTTCAAAACCGCGATTGAAATGACCAAGCAATTCAATGATTCCGGCATTGCCGCGCTCATGGCTGCCAATACTGGAAAAACGATCAGTCAGGCGGCCTTTATCTCCACGGTCGATGCTTCGTTGGGCGCCAACGCTCACGAGCATCTACACTTAACCTGCAAAAACGGTAAACTGGTCGATATATTTATCGACCTGCCGGAAAAAATGACGGCAACGCAAAAACTGAGAGAATTGATCGCGCAGGCCACGCCCGCCCGGTCCGGCTTTTCATCCAATTGCAACGGTCAATTCGGCGTGCAGTCCCTGGGAGAAAAGTAA
- the msuE gene encoding FMN reductase produces MSKLKIVVVSGNLGAPSKTLTLAAQIVAAVTAHIDTEEKIYQLADLAATFGVARNPGELDDAGKSVIQNIESADILIAVTPVYKGSYTGLFKHLFDFIHPLALSEVPVIIGATGGGEKHALILEHQLRPLFGFFGASTVPVGIYATEKNFENGVITDEIVQERIIAAARQAVALVQKRTLAHIN; encoded by the coding sequence ATGAGTAAATTGAAAATTGTTGTAGTTTCCGGAAACCTTGGCGCGCCCTCGAAAACTCTGACGCTGGCTGCGCAGATTGTTGCGGCGGTTACCGCCCATATCGATACCGAAGAAAAAATTTATCAACTGGCCGACTTGGCCGCTACCTTCGGGGTTGCCCGTAATCCAGGCGAACTTGACGATGCAGGAAAGTCGGTCATTCAAAATATCGAATCGGCCGATATTCTTATCGCGGTCACTCCTGTATACAAGGGTTCCTATACCGGTTTGTTCAAACACCTTTTTGACTTTATACATCCGCTGGCTTTAAGCGAGGTACCGGTAATTATCGGAGCAACGGGAGGCGGTGAAAAACACGCGTTGATTCTTGAACACCAGTTGCGCCCGCTATTCGGATTTTTCGGAGCTTCAACAGTACCCGTGGGTATTTATGCAACCGAAAAAAACTTCGAAAACGGCGTAATAACCGATGAAATCGTCCAGGAAAGAATTATCGCGGCCGCCCGTCAAGCCGTTGCACTCGTTCAAAAACGCACGCTGGCCCACATAAATTAA